The DNA sequence CTCCGCAAGGCCGAGCATGTCCAGCGTCAGCGTGCCGACTGCGGTGCGCTGCAGCGCCGCGCAGTGATTGCCGGCGGCGGCCAGCATGCGCTTGACCTGGTGATACTTGCCCTGTTCAAGCACGATTTCCAGCTGGTTCGGTCCCACCGCACGGCAGCTCTGCGCGGCCAGCGGCGCGGGCTCGTCATGCAGCTGCACGCCAGCCAGCAGGCGCTCGACCAGGCCCTGCGTCACCAGGTCCGCAGTCGTTGCCAGATACAGCTTGGGGACGTGGCGCTTCGGCGACGATTGCGCGTGGATGAAGGCGCCGTCGTCCGACAGCAGCAGCAAGCCGGTCGTATCGTGATCGAGCCTGCCTACCGGCTGCACGTCGCGCCAGCTGAACTGCTCCGGCAACAGCGTTAGCACGCCCGGATGATGGCTCGGCTTGCGCGAGCATTCAAAGTTGGCAGGCTTGTTCAGTGCGATATAGACGTGTTCGCGGTACTCCCAGCGTTCGCCGAATACCTCGAAATGCAGTCCGGCCGTATCGAATGCGGCACGATAATCGGTGACGGTGTTGCCGTCGACGGTCACTTCGCCGTCGGCCACCAATGCGCGGCACCATTTGCGGGTGCCGAATCCCTGCGATTGCAGGATGCGGTCCAGTGTCAGTTTACTCATGGGCGAACTCTACCAGAAACATTCCGCGCGGATCGTCGCTGGCGGCAGATTGATGTATCCGGTGACGCTGGGCCACGCGGCAGGTATCATTTGCGAAACACCAGAATTGTCTTTTTACTATTTTTTCCACCGCCATGCCGCCTGCTCCCGCGCCGCTGATCGACGCCAGCCACGTCGCCTTCATCCAAGGTGCGGTCGGCATTTCCGTTGCGGCCTGCGACCGCAGCGGCAAGCCAGCCCTGGTGCGCGCCATAGGCTGCCATGTAACCGAGGACCGGCCGCTGGTGACGATCTACCTTTCGGCCATCCAGGCCGCGCAATTGCTCGGCTGCGTCCGCGACAACGGCGCCGTTGCAGTGGTGTTCAGCGAGCCGTCGACGCATCGCACCGTTCAGCTCAAGGGCGCCGGTGCCATCGTCGACGGCTTGCTGGAAGGAGAATGGGAGTGTGTACAGGCCTATCGCGAAGCGTTCGTGCGCGAGCTGGCGCCGCTCGGATTCGACCCGGTGATGGTGCGCACCCTGCTGTCGCACCGGCAAGCCGATATCGTCGCGCTCAGATTCGTGCCATCGGAGGCGTATTCGCAGACACCCGGCCCGCAGGCAGGCGCACCGTTGAAGGCCGGCACATGAAGACCAAGCTCGACGCCATCCGCGAATGCCTCGAAAGCGTCATCCCGGGCACGATCGCCACCGCCTCGCCGCAAGGCGTGCCCAATGTCGCCTACTTGTCGCAGGTGCAGTTCATCGACAGCGAGCACATCGCGCTCTCCTACCAGTTCTTCAACAAGACGCGGCAAAACCTCATGGCTAACCCGCATGCCATGCTGTCGCTCATCAATCCGCTGAGCGGCGCGCAATACCGGCTGTCGATCGAATACCTGCGCACCGAAATCGCTGGCCCGCTCTTTGCCAGCATGAAGGCCAAGCTGGCCGGCATCGCCTCCCATACCGGGATGGGAGGCGTGTTCCGGCTGCTGGGAGCCGATGTCTTTCGCGTGCACGATATCGAACGCGTTCCGGGGGAAACCGTGCAGCCGCCACCGGCGCAACATAACCTGCTGGCCGCGCTGCGCGCAGCCAGCGAGCGGCTGCGTTCCTGCTGCGACCTGGAACGCCTTCTAGCAGAAACCCTGGCCTGCCTGGAGCAGCTGTTCGGCATCCGCTACACCATGATCCTGATGTTCGACGCGCCGAGCGAACGCCTGTACACCGTCGCCAGCCGCGGCTACGAAGCATCGGGCGTTGGTTCGGAAATACCGCTCGGCCATGGCGTCATCGGCGTCGCGGCGCAGGAACGCACGCCCATCCGGATCAGCCACATGAACGCCGAATATTCATACAGCCGCGCCATCCGCGAAAGCGCTTCCCGCAGCGACTGGGCTCACGCGCTCGACACCGAGATCCCGCTGCCGGGCCTGCGCGAATCGCGCAGCCAGCTCGCCGTGCCGGTCACGGCCGCGGAGCGCCTGCTCGGCGTGCTGTATGTCGAAAGCCCGCACGACTTGCGCTTCACTTATGACGACGAGGATGCGCTGGTCACCCTCGCGGCCCAACTCGGCATGGCGGCGCAACTGCTGCAAAACGCCGCGGATGCCGGCGAGGACGCGCCGGCCGTCCAGCCCGCGGCCACGCCGGTCGGGGGAATGCCGCTGACGGTACGTCATTACCGTGAAAATGGCAGCGTTTTCCTGGATGACGACTACCTGATCAAGGGTGTTGCCGGTTCGATTTTCTGGACTCTGCTGCGCGAATATGCCGACAAGAGCCGTACCGAATTCACCAATCGGGAACTGCGCCTCGATTCGCGCTTGCGGCTACCCGACATCAGCGACAACCTCGAAGCGCGCCTGATCCTGCTCAGCCGCCGCCTGACCGAGCGTGGAGCGGCGATCCGCATCGAGAAAACCGGGCGCGGACGCTTCCGGCTGTGCGTCGATCGTCCGCTCCAATTGCGGGAAGGATAGAGAGTGTTATTAACTAAGCCGCCATCCGGTCCTCGATTCCCAGCGCATCTGCCAGCTTGCTCCAGTCGCGCTTGCTCAAGTTCTCAC is a window from the Noviherbaspirillum sp. UKPF54 genome containing:
- a CDS encoding pseudouridine synthase, encoding MSKLTLDRILQSQGFGTRKWCRALVADGEVTVDGNTVTDYRAAFDTAGLHFEVFGERWEYREHVYIALNKPANFECSRKPSHHPGVLTLLPEQFSWRDVQPVGRLDHDTTGLLLLSDDGAFIHAQSSPKRHVPKLYLATTADLVTQGLVERLLAGVQLHDEPAPLAAQSCRAVGPNQLEIVLEQGKYHQVKRMLAAAGNHCAALQRTAVGTLTLDMLGLAEGEWTYLDAQQMDLLAPA
- a CDS encoding pyridoxamine 5'-phosphate oxidase family protein, which gives rise to MPPAPAPLIDASHVAFIQGAVGISVAACDRSGKPALVRAIGCHVTEDRPLVTIYLSAIQAAQLLGCVRDNGAVAVVFSEPSTHRTVQLKGAGAIVDGLLEGEWECVQAYREAFVRELAPLGFDPVMVRTLLSHRQADIVALRFVPSEAYSQTPGPQAGAPLKAGT
- a CDS encoding GAF domain-containing protein, which translates into the protein MKTKLDAIRECLESVIPGTIATASPQGVPNVAYLSQVQFIDSEHIALSYQFFNKTRQNLMANPHAMLSLINPLSGAQYRLSIEYLRTEIAGPLFASMKAKLAGIASHTGMGGVFRLLGADVFRVHDIERVPGETVQPPPAQHNLLAALRAASERLRSCCDLERLLAETLACLEQLFGIRYTMILMFDAPSERLYTVASRGYEASGVGSEIPLGHGVIGVAAQERTPIRISHMNAEYSYSRAIRESASRSDWAHALDTEIPLPGLRESRSQLAVPVTAAERLLGVLYVESPHDLRFTYDDEDALVTLAAQLGMAAQLLQNAADAGEDAPAVQPAATPVGGMPLTVRHYRENGSVFLDDDYLIKGVAGSIFWTLLREYADKSRTEFTNRELRLDSRLRLPDISDNLEARLILLSRRLTERGAAIRIEKTGRGRFRLCVDRPLQLREG